The sequence below is a genomic window from Colias croceus chromosome 11, ilColCroc2.1.
tacctgagttttttcttgccaaaatagagagcgggtaacgtatctagctcttttatatatcataggggtatattatattttttagcaTGAGGAGTGATGTTAAATGTAgggtaatttaaaatttttagaaTGCCACTAGGGAtgtgtttgaatataataagtatgGTTCATACATATTCattgcaaattaaataatttagctATGGCTTATATTTTGAATGCTAAACAGGCTAGTCATAGGCAAAATACTAggatttcaataaaaacaaattaatatattctaattaatttatttaacaccaAGTATCTTAATTACACAAGTACAGTGCATTATTCCAAATGAACTCACAGTTACGGTCAAAATTTCCTAATCTCTATACATACCACAAGtcactaaatatttttatgtcctTGCACAAGACACAAATGCTAAAAGGTGTTATGATCTCAAAACCAACTAAAGTCTAGCGGAGCTAGCTATATCTTGTAcaaacacagtctaacttacaaattacaaacatatttataaaaaaaaaacaaaatcagtTCTGCCGCCTTAACAATAATGATTACATTATGAAGTTTAATTAAGATGAATTACATAATGGgaaacattacaataaaaaaatgttatagaaATTATGTCTATTCGaattaagaataatttatCATAGAGTACATTAACGCtatatctaattatttaaGCCCGCTCGCCACGGATCCGTCTGGCCAACTGGATGTCTTTAGGCATAATGGTTACACGCTTGGCATGAATGGCGCACAAGTTGGTATCTTCAAAGAGGCCGACCAGGTAGGCTTCACTGGCTTCctgcaaacaaaataaaaaataatatatttaacaaaatgcGGATACATAAAATTAGAAGATGCATCATTTAGGTCTCAAGCTTACCTGCAATGCACCGATGGCGGCAGACTGGAACCGAAGGTCAGTCTTGAAGTCTTGAGCGATTTCTCTCACGAGTCGCTGGAACGGCAGCTTACGAATAAGCAACTCAGTAGATTTCTGGTAACGACGGATTTCTCGGAGAGCCACTGTACCAGGACGATAACGATGGGGCTTCTTTACCCCCCCAGTGCTGGGCGCTGATTTTCGCGCCGCTTTTGTCGCCAACTGTTTACGCGGAGCCTTTCCTCCGGTTGATTTACGAGCAGTCTGCTTGGTACGTGCCATTTTTTACtgcaaagtaataaaatagaataagttagagaaaataataaacaacgaTGTTGCGACATTCAAGTtgatacaataacaattaacGGATATTGAAAGATACTCGCGTAAATTCTTTTGTTAAACTAGCGTAACAtggttaaaatacaaatttacacaccttttaataagatttaagcaaaaatttacaatttaaacgcGATTTTGTTGGAAGTACACAACGATCATATGCTCAAGCACAGTTCAAGATGGCGTCGAGAGAATGGCGGGCGAACACTGACGCCTTGTTTCTGTTACTGTATTGGTCAGGATTTCTAAAATTCAACACACGTGATTGGACTAAAAGCAGCATTTACCATTGGCCAGGTTAAAACAAACTTTGCAATTTCATTGGATAAACGTAGGGATAAGTGTTGTCctcaaaaaaaatacaattgcgatatatatttaaaaattaaggcCCGGCGCAGACGGCACACTTTTTGTGCGATCGAGTCTGCGGCGCACAAAAAGTCTGCATGACGCGCAAAAAGTCGGTCGCGGATTTTTCACAGACTCAACGCACACGACGCACATCTTCGATCATTTTGTCGGCAGAGCTGTAGGGACGTAGACGCTATGGAAATCGTGCAGAGATCGCGaagtattattttgtacatgAAGTAcagaaaaagaagaagaaatagAGAATTTTGGGTACATCCTATACTTTCGGAAAGATTACTGAAGGGACAGTTCCATACTAAACATTCGATTCTGAAACAACATCCggcaatttttttcaaattttatatattataggagCGGAATAAACACTGCAGCACACTTCTTCccacatttttctttttaaatgtcTATCATGGTATTCCGCCTTAGAAGTGTCATAAATTGCTGGTCTGTTTTGAATTTCTTGAATTAACTTATTTACATCGACCTCTGGCATGATAATAGATCGCGTGCGTACGTCCCTAGCAATTGCAGATTGCCGACTAAAGTGTGCGCCGTCTGCGTTAGCGCTTGTTGAAGCAAACgttctatttttttcacaGACTTTTTGTGCGGAGCGGCGCGATGCGGCGCGGTGCGATCTGCCCGAATTACACGGATTTTTTGTGCGCCGGACTTTTTGCGCGTCGTGTGCGTTACTGCATATAATTTCATAGGTTCTATTTTGACAGACTAAAAAGTGCGTCACGGATAGTCTGTCGTCTGCGCACGGCCTAAAACATGATTTGGATAGAATTAACCACAGGAGTTAAcgttataatttcaatttaattcagTTAAATTgtcttaattataaacaaaaataaaatcgcGAATTAAACGctatatttatagttttataggtaactaaaaactaaaaaaatgtaatatttcgaAATTTTTAATACCTGTACTACACATATTAAAGCTGATACATTTGCTGAGTAAGTttcatttaaaactaaaaataataaataataatacatacaaaggGTTGGATAATTTCACGATAATTTTGATAGCTGATAATATATCTGGctgatatcaaaatattccTGCTTCATGAACACTTcatgaaatacaaaaaaaacccTGAGcgacctattttttatttctttttgtcGTAATTAATGAAGTTATTGAGTGAAAGAGACGGATAGAAAACATCAGCGTGACATTCCTGTCAATGATGTTTACGACATACGTCGATGTTTTTCTcataatttttgtgtttttgctTGAACCGACATcgagataaatatattttaagttcaAGGTCACATTTATACGAAACATGTAgtgtaataatattgtgaattatttcatatttaggAAGTTTATTTACGTTTGTTACCTTTCTAAAATATTAGTTATCACGTGATcatatattgaattttaattggtCATCGGTGAGCGTGCCCTGCGCGACGCGAGAGGCGCAATAATAGTTCTACAAAATGCCGTCGGAATCTAAGCCTTTGTTGACAGCTCAAACAGAAAAACCAAATCATTATAAGTAATAATCACTTTCagttattattgttgtttaaGATTGTAGCGTTTGTGATACGGTTTCCAGTGATGTGCGTTTCACTTACATCAGCGGTTTCGTTTTCCAGATATCTTAAGGAATTTCGTGTCGAACAGTGTCCATCATTCCTACAACATAAATGTACACAACATAGGCCTTTCACATGTTTTCATTGGCATTTTAATAATCAGAGACGTAGAAGACCCGTAAGAAAACGGGATGGAACGTTCAATTATAGCGCTGACAACTATTGTACCAAATATAACGAGACTTCGGGCATTTGTGAAGATGGTGACGAGTAAGTAGAAGCTTTGTTCCCCTTACTTAGTGCACGTATAGAATGCTTGAAATTATGCTATAGAcgtatattattaatgaaagTTAGTTTATAGAATATGAGTAAGTTAGGTTGAAAACAATGgaaaattttgtttaccaATACCGAAATACCTATAATCCAGGCAATTTGAGATCGTATAAACTGTTGCTGTCGTATTTTAATTGCAAGTTCCTTTCTATTTTGGTTGGTTGTTCCCTTGTTAGCCCATTGTTCTTTTTGCTTTACTATGTTAAATTTCAGATCAATTCAGAATAATTGACAGTGTAACATAACATTTCTTttgaaaattacatattagCATTCAATTAAAACAGCTAATATGTAAATGCGCACTCTAATAAGactatttgttaattaatgatgatgttgttgttgatgatgctaattgtataaaaaaataattaaatatacataataatgcaaaatgtatttaattgtaatgtgaaatttatgtaattaaagattaaaattatattgttgtttATGCTCCaccttatattataatataatataatttatctcttcaagcgtagagtgaacaggtaccttctagggaagtgtgctccatcttagaccacatctcagcttaacatcaggcaagattgtggtcaagcgcttccctataaccaataaaaaaaaaaaaatgtttttatagatatttaatcTGTTAAGAAGCTATATACCTTATATGCATTGTAGTTAATtgctattaataattattaacatgtAATGACACCaaagaaatgtttattatCTCAACTTGAAAAGTATTCTTAGTAATTATCATCATGATTGCCACTGTCAGTGCATATGTTTCTACTGCTAGGACATGAGCCTCCTATTATGAGGTTACAAGCCATaatctatctatatatataaaattacatgaGTTTTCCTTGGCCATGGTATCACACATGAAGGGGTGGATCgatttcgatatttttttaatatattatattccttgaagtacgaggatggttcttatgtagagaaaacgtaaatatataccacgggcaaagctggggaggaccgctagttttcaataaattacctatgtacatacaaaatgtgataaatatgaataaGAGTATGGCAGTACAATGTTTGCCAGGACaactagtaaaataataaatattgtgctTCCAGCATCATAATAAGTAACAACAAAAAGCacacattaaaaaatactacatTGATAAGTTTCGCAAGAAGCTTCTAGATACAACCATAAATGtccataatataaaatctcaaaattttactttttattgtaaGTAACATTTGTTTCAATAAAGTAGGTTACATATTTGTGTATAAggtatatctaatatataaaaatcaatgccacttttcgttgtaattccataactcgagaacggctgaaccgatttcgataattctttttttattatattccttgaagtacgaggatggttcttatgtagagaaaacgttaatatgtaccacgggcgaagccggggcggaccgctagtaaaatatacatatttattatgttaatttaatttctcttGGGTAATGCAATTGTATCAAATTCAAGCCTGGATTTCGCCTAATATCTTTTACTATGGCCACATATTTGCTATAGTCAAAATATCAATAACAATATCCTGATCCTTTTCAGTTGCCCTTACCTACATAGAACGGCGGGCGATACGGAGCGTCGATATCACCTCCGCTACTACAAGACATGTATGTGCGTGCACGACACAGACGCGAGAGGGCTATGCACCAAGAACGGGGCGCACTGTGCCTTCGCCCACGGAGCGCCGGACCTTCGCCCCCCGGTGTTGGATATGAGAGAATTACAAGCACTAGAGAACCCAGATGGAACTGATGGGGACGCAGCGGCTCCAAACGCATTAGATAGGGAACGGAATTTGATGAATGAAGACCCTAAGTGGCAAGGTGCTT
It includes:
- the LOC123695535 gene encoding histone H3.3A — its product is MARTKQTARKSTGGKAPRKQLATKAARKSAPSTGGVKKPHRYRPGTVALREIRRYQKSTELLIRKLPFQRLVREIAQDFKTDLRFQSAAIGALQEASEAYLVGLFEDTNLCAIHAKRVTIMPKDIQLARRIRGERA